In the genome of Drosophila yakuba strain Tai18E2 chromosome 3R, Prin_Dyak_Tai18E2_2.1, whole genome shotgun sequence, one region contains:
- the LOC6536138 gene encoding larval cuticle protein A3A encodes MAFKFVFALAFVAVASAGYAPIAAPQVYHAAPAVATYAHAPVAVAQKVVVKAAEEYDPHPQYRFSYGVDDKLTGDNKGQVEERDGDVVRGEYSLIDADGYKRTVQYTADPINGFNAVVNREPLVKAVAVAPVVKTVAAPVAHYAAPAVAHYAAPAVVKTVDPVAHYAAPAVAHYAAPAVVKTVAPVAHYAAPAVVKTVAPVAHYAAPAAYATYAAPAHYAAPAVAYHH; translated from the exons ATGGCATTCAAG TTCGTCTTCGCCCTCGCTTTCGTCGCCGTGGCCAGCGCCGGCTATGCGCCCATCGCCGCCCCACAGGTGTACCATGCTGCCCCGGCGGTGGCCACCTACGCCCACGCCCCCGTGGCCGTCGCACAGAAGGTCGTGGTCAAGGCCGCCGAGGAGTACGACCCCCACCCCCAGTACCGCTTCTCCTACGGAGTCGACGACAAGTTGACCGGCGACAACAAGGGACAGGTGGAGGAGCGCGATGGAGACGTGGTCCGTGGAGAGTACTCCCTGATCGACGCCGATGGCTACAAGAGGACCGTCCAGTACACCGCCGACCCCATCAACGGATTCAACGCAGTCGTGAACCGTGAGCCCCTGGTCAAGGCCGTCGCTGTGGCCCCAGTTGTGAAGACCGTCGCCGCTCCCGTTGCCCACTACGCCGCCCCTGCTGTCGCCCACTACGCTGCTCCCGCCGTGGTCAAGACCGTGGATCCAGTTGCCCACTAcgctgctcctgctgtcgCCCACTACGCTGCTCCCGCCGTGGTCAAGACCGTGGCTCCAGTTGCCCACTAcgctgctcctgctgtcgTCAAGACTGTGGCCCCAGTGGCTCACTATGCTGCCCCAGCTGCTTATGCCACATACGCTGCTCCCGCCCACTATGCCGCCCCCGCTGTTGCCTACCACCACTAA
- the LOC6536139 gene encoding larval cuticle protein A2B has protein sequence MAFKFVFALAFVAVASAGYAPIAAPQVYHAAPAVPVAQKVVVKAAEEYDPHPQYRFSYGVDDKLTGDNKGQVEERDGDVVRGEYSLIDADGYKRTVQYTADPINGFNAVVNREPLVKAVAVAPVVKTVAAPVAHYAAPAVAHYAAPAVVKTVAPVAHYAAPAVVKTVAPVAHYAAPAYATYAAPTHYAAPAHYAAPAATYASYSAPAVAYHH, from the exons ATGGCTTTCAAG TTCGTCTTCGCCCTCGCTTTCGTCGCCGTGGCCAGCGCCGGCTATGCGCCCATCGCCGCCCCACAGGTGTACCATGCTGCCCCGGCTGTGCCCGTCGCACAGAAGGTCGTGGTCAAGGCCGCCGAGGAGTACGACCCCCACCCCCAGTACCGCTTCTCCTACGGAGTCGACGACAAGTTGACCGGCGACAACAAGGGACAGGTGGAGGAGCGCGATGGAGACGTGGTCCGTGGAGAGTACTCCCTGATCGACGCCGACGGCTACAAGAGGACCGTCCAGTACACCGCCGACCCCATCAACGGATTCAACGCAGTCGTGAACCGTGAGCCCCTGGTCAAGGCCGTCGCTGTTGCCCCAGTTGTGAAGACCGTCGCCGCTCCCGTTGCCCACTACGCCGCCCCTGCTGTCGCCCACTACGCTGCTCCCGCCGTGGTCAAGACCGTGGCTCCAGTTGCCCACTACGCTGCCCCTGCTGTCGTCAAGACTGTGGCCCCAGTGGCTCACTATGCTGCCCCAGCCTATGCCACATATGCTGCTCCCACCCACTACGCAGCTCCCGCCCACTATGCCGCCCCAGCTGCCACGTATGCCTCGTACTCGGCTCCCGCTGTCGCCTACCACCACTAG
- the LOC6536140 gene encoding cuticle protein 18.6, whose translation MAFKLVALVSCCLAAVSAGLIPVEQHEQHPQLYQVQQPQHVIYQKQHEIHPHGHEVYPDDPHPKYNFAYDVQDALSGDSKSQVESRDGDVVQGEYSLDDADGFRRTVKYTADSVNGFNAVVHREPLAHVHHKVVAASPVQYHHAPAAPAAVIKSYASPAQAYVAPTYAAPAYTAPTYATQHGEHPQEQEQEHQQHHYASYESPAHSQAAHEGHEYYHHQ comes from the exons ATGGCTTTCAAG CTAGTTGCTCTGGTTTCCTGCTGCCTGGCAGCCGTGTCAGCTGGACTTATCCCTGTGGAGCAGCACGAGCAGCATCCCCAGCTGTACCAGGTCCAGCAGCCCCAGCATGTGATTTACCAAAAGCAGCACGAGATCCATCCCCACGGCCATGAGGTGTATCCCGATGATCCTCATCCCAAGTACAACTTTGCCTACGATGTGCAGGATGCGCTGTCCGGGGACTCGAAGAGCCAAGTGGAGTCCAGGGATGGGGATGTGGTGCAGGGCGAGTACTCCCTGGATGATGCCGATGGTTTCCGTCGCACAGTGAAGTACACCGCCGATTCCGTCAATGGATTTAATGCCGTCGTGCACCGCGAACCACTGGCCCATGTGCACCACAAGGTGGTGGCAGCTTCTCCTGTTCAGTACCACCACGCCCCTGCCGCCCCCGCTGCCGTCATCAAGAGCTATGCCTCCCCTGCCCAGGCCTATGTCGCTCCCACCTACGCAGCCCCTGCCTACACCGCCCCCACCTACGCCACCCAACACGGTGAGCATccccaggagcaggagcaggagcaccagcagcaccactaTGCCAGCTACGAGTCCCCCGCCCACTCCCAGGCCGCCCACGAAGGCCACGAGTACTACCACCACCAGTAG